From the genome of Alicyclobacillus sp. SO9:
GAAGGACTAGAAAAAACCAAAACGCTGGCGGCGCCGCGCTCGAGGAGACCGCGCGGCGCCCGGAACCCAAACTCTCGTTTGCCCGGGTTTCAGATTGTTTTCGACGGTTATCGCGGAAATTTGGCTGCATTCGCCATTTTACCGGGAATAATGTGGAATTCATATCTTTCTTCCCCTGCAGGCATAATAGGCGTACAACAAGGGGGTGAGAGAGATGGCAGAAGGACAGAAAAGCAACACTCCGATTTATCCAGGCGCCCTGAAAGCCTTGGAGCAATTCAAGTATGAAGTTGCCTCAGAGCTTGGCATCAATCCTCCACAGGATGGATACTGGGGAACGATGACCACGCGAGATACTGGATCCATTGGTGGTAACATGACTCGGAAATTGGTGGCGCTGGCTGAACAGCAGCTTTCCAACCGCGGCAGTTACTAATCCGCTTGTTGTTAACAGGAAGGGGTCAGCTATAGCTGGCCCCTTTTTGAATGTGATAAAATACGGGAAGAAATGTCTACTCAGGAGAGAAAACAGTTTGAGATTATCGAAAACGTTACTTTACGCAATGCCCAAGCGGACCCTGACCGCTGCAGTTGGAGCCTTTTCAAGGAGACCTGCAAGTCGGCATGTCATTCCCCTATATGCAAAATTTTATCACATCAATACGAACGAATCGGAACAGGATGTCTCCGAGTACACGTCATTGGCTTCCTTCTTTAGCCGTCGGTTACACCAGGGAGCACGTCCGGTGTCACACCAAGGCATTGTTTCTCCCGTGGATGGTACGGTACAGGGCCACGGGGAGATTCGTCAGCAGGAGTTGCTTCAAGCCAAAGGCTCTCACTACACTGTGGAAGCCTTGCTTGGCGACAAGAAAGATGCGGAAAAATTTATTGGAGGACAGTATGTAACGTTGTATCTGAGTCCTCGTGATTACCATCGGATTCACATGCCGATAGCCGGAGTCTTAAAGCGCTGGCGTTACATCCCCGGAAAGCTGTACCCAGTAAATGCCCTTGGCGTACGGCACATACACGGGTTGTTCACCAAGAACGAGCGCCTCGTTACCTTTGCCGACGCTTGTCAGGGCCAGTTTGCCGTTGTCAAAATAGGAGCCACCATCGTGGGCAGTATTAGAACACCCTATGGACCAAGCTATAAGGGAGCTTTTGTCCGTACGAGAAGGACGTATTCCGAAGGTACTGTAGCCTCAAGCCTCAGTGCGGGAGCAGAGCTTGGATACTTTGAATTTGGTTCAACGGTTATCCTCTTGTTTTCAAAAGACATGGGGGTTGAGCTAAATGTGTCGACAAATCAATTCGTTTTAATGGGCAGTAAAATTGGAAATTGTGAAAAGGATTATTCTGGATTTCGAGAATAAAGATGTACGAAGCGGACACCCTAATTTCGAGGTGACCGCTTATGAAAAAAGTCTGGAAAGCCTGTGGAAAAGGGCTCAAATGGTATTGGACTTGGTTTGTTAAGACCCAAGAAATGCAAGCGAATAATTACCATAGGTGGGAATGAGCTACATGGAGAGGCGCACAGACGCCTCTCTTTTTTGTCTTGTCAGAGATTGTGTGCTTGCCCAATTGGGCGAAAACTTGTACATTGTAGGGGAGAATGCCGATTCTGCGCTCCCTATTTTTGGTGCGTACTAAGGTTATGAGGTGACAAGCGAATGAGAATTTTGGTTGCTGGCGGTGACGGTTTCTGTGGATGGCCCACTGCTCTGTATTTTTCCGAACGCGGGCATGAGGTGGCTATCGTGGATAACATGATCCGCCGTCAGTGGGATGAAGAGTTGGGTAGCAACTCGCTCACTCCGATTTATTCTATGGAGGACAGGATTAATGCTTGGGAAGACAAATCAGGGAAGGCCATGAAGCTTTATGAAGGGGACCTTACCGAATACGAATTTGTCCATTCTTTTATGCAGGACTTCAAACCCGAAGCATTTATTCACTATGCTGAGCAACGTTCAGCGCCTTACTCCATGATTGATCGCGAACATGCGGTCTTTACTCAGATGAACAATGTGGTAGGCACCTTGAATGTGCTGTATGCCATTAAAGAGATTGTCCCTGACTGCCATCTGATTAAGTTGGGTACAATGGGTGAATATGGGACACCGAATATCGATATTGAAGAAGGCTATATCAAAATTGAACACAACGGCAGAGAGGATGTACTTCCTTATCCCAAACAACCGTTTTCGTTCTACCATTTGTCCAAGGTTCACGACAGCCACAACATCATGTTTACCTGCAAATCTTGGGGCATTCGCGCCACGGATTTAAATCAGGGTGTTGTGTACGGTTTGTGGACAGATGAAACTAAGCTGGACGAGAAACTATATAACCGTGTAGACTACGATGGGGTGTTTGGAACTGCCCTGAACCGCTTCTGTATTCAAGCGGCCGTGGGCCACGACTTGACTGTCTATGGAAAGGGAGGACAAACCCGCGCTTTCTTAGACATTCGAGACACACTGCAGTGTGTGGAACTGGCGACATTGAATCCTGCCGATCGCGGTGAGTTCCGCGTGTTCAACCAGTTCACTGAACAGTTCTCTGTGCTGGAGCTGGCCGAGCGCGTTAAGCGTGTTGCCGAAGAACAACTGGGCTTGACTGTCAACATTGCGCACCTGGAGAATCCACGCGTGGAAAAGGAACAACATTACTATAAGGCGGTTAATTCCAATTTGGTGGATTTGGGACTTAAACCTCATTTCCTATCAGATGAATTAATTGCTGACTTAATTAAAACCGCACAGCGGTACCAAGACAGAGTTAAAACAAGTGTGATTGCACCAAGCACAACTTGGAGGTAGTGATAGGAATGCGGATTGCCATGTTTACAGAAACCTTTTTACCGGGAACCGATGGGATTGTAACTCGTTTGTGTGCTACGCTAAAACACTTGGAGGAAGAAGGACATGAGGTCCTGTTATTTGCGCCTGCAGGGGCTCCAAGCGAATACGCTTCGGCAAAGGTGATTGGTGTACCGGCTTTCCGTTTCTTTCTCTATCCTGAAAAGAAATTTGCAATGCCGTGGGGTGGCTTTGCGAAGCAAATTCGAGAGTTTCAACCTGACTTTATCCACACGATAAACCCTGCATTTGTGGGATTGTCAGCTATCTATTATGCAAAGCGGTTTCGACTGCCCTTGGTGGCGTCCTACCACACCAACGTTCCAGCCTATGCCAGGCACTACCACCTGAATTGGCTGGAACCCGCTTTGTGGTGGTACTTTCGAACGTTGCACCGGCAGTCACAAATAAATTTATGTACGTCGCGAGCAACCATGCGTGAATTGGAGCAACACGGATTTGAAAATTTGGGCCTGTGGGAACGCGGTGTGGACGTACAATTGTACTCCAGTGCCCGCCCGAGTGACGCAATGCGGCAGCGTCTCGCACCGTCTGCAGGACCGACAGATAAAATTCTTTTATACGTCGGACGCTTGGCCACAGAGAAAAACCTGGAGGGATTGCGTCCGGGTCTGGAACGCATGCCGAATGTTCATTTGGCGATTGTAGGTGACGGACCGCATAGACAGGGTTTGGAACGCGTCTTCAGTGGAACGCATACAGTGTTCACAGGTTACATGCATGGAGAAGAACTGGCACAGGCATACGCTTCAGCAGATGGATTCGTATTTCCGTCTACGACTGAAACCTTAGGCCTCGTGTTGTTTGAAGCCATGGCCAGCGGACTGCCGATTATGGCAGCGAATAGTGCGCCGACGCAGGAAGTTTTGGAACACGGGAAAGCTGGGCTCATTTTTGACGCCGATGATATTGAATCCATGGTCGCTACGATGGACGAGTTGCTGTTTAATGAGGAACGCCGAGCTGTCTTGAATCAGCGGGCACAGGAAATTGCCCAGGATTTGGATTGGAGTGGACCGACCGAACAATTGCTGCACCACTATGAGCGGCTGTACGCCGAATCTGTGAAGCTTCAGTCCACGCCAATACGCGGGTCACGGTAGTTTAATACTGTGAGGCGAGATCAGACCTCCGGGAAGGATGATTCTCGGGATGTCCAGTCAGGGGGACAGCAGTTGCAAACCTCAGAAGTGCAGTATACTGGTGTTTTTAGGCATTCCATCAAACGCTATACGAAGTTTTTGCTTGTAGGAGCGGCAAACGCGTTTGTAGATTTGCTTGTCTTGAATGTTCTTATGCTGTTGACGCCAAATGCAACCGCGGTTGAGATTTTGGTGTACAACACGATTGCGGTTATGTGTGCGATTGCAAACAGCTACTTTTGGAATCGGCGCTGGACTTTTGCAGATACGACGGACGGAAGTGTCAGGGAGCGGTTGCTGTTCTTCTTTCAGGCCCTCATCAACATTGGACTGAACGACGTCATTGTAGTTTTGCTGTCCACTTACCTGATTTTTAGCAAATCTGTCCCTGTCTTTGTCAGCAGCAATGCTGCAAAAGGTCTTGCGATGTTTTTGTCCTCTTCCGTCAGTTACCTGTTTATGCGCTTGTTTGTCTTTCGCTCTAGCAAGCGGTGATATTCCGTGTCAGGTGACCACCGCCGCGTCAAGCCCCATCTGTTGCTAGGCGGTTCTGCTTGCAGGTTCCCCGCGTAGTCCCATCTGTTTTTTGAAGGCTGTGCCTAAATCCCAATTCTGATGTGGAACGACTTAATTTCCTGAATCGACTACATAAAAACCCGCCTTTTCCAGGTCAGCAATCAAGGTGTGCAGGTTCTGGGTTGGCTCAATTCTCAAAATAAGGCGCCGGTTCAGCATGTTAGGACCAGCGTCAAACGGGATTGCCGTAATGACATTAATCCCCAGCCGGTGCGTAACACGGAAGAGTTGGTGCAATGCTCCTTCAATTTCAGCCATTCCGAGCAATAAACGCTGGGACTCAACATTGGTAGCGAATGCGATTTCCAGGGCTCTGTTGATGTCTCCCCGTTTTACAATTCCCAAAAATTGATTGCCGTCTACCACAGGCACAAAAGGATACCGAATAATGACGTCAATGGTATGTTCAAAGTAGTTAGAAACACTAAGAGCAGGAATCGTCGTATCAACGGCTGGTTTAATGGCCTGAGTCAAAAATGATTCATATGTAATGCCACTGTCAAAAGACTCCTCAAATGCTTCAAAAATAGTCCTTTTACTCACTATTCCGACAAACTTGTTGTCGTCATCTGCACATGGTACGCTTAAGTGTCCCTCCATTCTCTGAAGCACCGACTGAACAGAATCTGTCGGACGTACCACCGTTAGTTCTGATTTATCCGTCATGTAGTTTTTAATAAACACCTTATCTACCTCCCACAAGCGTCTAATTTGATTATACTATGCCCTGTTGCTTTTGCGAGATGATTTCACGCAAAAACCCACGCCCGGGTACGCGTGGGTTTTTGCTGCCGTTGTTGTCGATGTTTATTCAACAACAACGATGCTTTCTGGGAGAGGAGAAACCGGAGGAAGCGCTTATGGGGAACTAAGCTCTTCCACGGTTGCCTACAACAGCTTGCTGCCGTTGTTAGTATCATCATGGACTATTGGAGCAAACTCTATACCTTTCCCCAGTAATTTTGGAGACTAATCAGAAATTGTGGTACAGTGAGCATAAATCTTATGGAATTACTAAGACAAACTCTGATTTAGCAGGTGTAAACTGTTGAGAATTATATCCGGTGAGTGGAAAGGGCTTAGATTGCAAGGCCCAAAAGGTGCACAAGTTCGCCCCACAACTGACCGCGTAAAAGAGGCAATGTTTAACTTGATGGGCAGTGTTCATGAGACTTTACCCGTCGTAGACTTGTTTGCGGGTTCTGGCGGGCTTGGGCTTGAAGCATTAAGCCGAGGGGCGGCGCATGCGGTCTTTGTCGATAAGAGCGGCCTTTCTTTAAAGGTACTGAAGGAGAACATTAGTCGATGTGGCGCAGAGTCCAGGAGTTCTGTCCGAAGGATGGACTGGAAAGAGGCTCTGTCCCAATTGCGAACGGAACACAAGCGACTTGGGTGGGTTTTTGTCGACCCGCCGTACCGGATGGATTTGTGGGAGTCAGTGCTGGAGTTCCTTCAAGAGCTCGGATTTGAAATGGTCAATGGAATCGTATGTGAGCACGGACGTCAATACCAGTTGCCACAGGTAAAAGGCGTCTATGAGATGTTTAAACAAAGGGCATACGGCGACATTGTTTTGACTCTTTACCGTGAGCGGAACTAGAGACCATCAGGGCGCTAGAGACGTTCGAGGAACGAGAGATACTGTGTCAAAGGACGATGCAAAATGAGGATTGCCATTTATCCAGGGAGTTTTGACCCAATTACATACGGACATTTAGACATTGTAAAACGGGCTGCAAAGTTGTTTGATAAAGTGATTGTGGCTGTTTTAAACAATCTTGATAAAAAGCCTGTTTTTACAACGCATGAGCGCATAGATTTGATAGGTGACGCTGTGTCGCAAATTGACGGTGTCAGTGCTGACAGTTTTGACGGTTTGCTTGTGGATTATGTGCGGTCTAAGGGTGCGGATGCAGTGATTCGCGGTCTCAGGGGAATTTCGGACTTTGAGAGTGAGTTTAGAATGGCACAGATGAACCGCAAACTCGACGAAGGAATCATTACTGTGTTTTTACCCAGCGATGCTGGCAATTCTTATGTGAGTTCTTCGCTAATTAAGCAAATTGCAGCTTATGGAGGAGATTTGTCAGAGTTCGTACCTGTACAAGTGGCGGCTGCACTACGAGATAAGTTCAGAGGGCACTAACACAACTGGCTGTCGGCTAATCAGGGGTGATAAAAGTGACACAGAGGAGAGTTGGAGTTGCACTCGGTTCAGGCGGAGCCAAAGGATTCGCACACGTAGGTGTGCTAAAGGCGCTTCAGGAATATCACGTGAACATTGATGTGGTTGCAGGCGCCAGTATGGGGAGTTTAATTGGAGCATTTTACGCCACCGGCATGACAGTCGACTTCATGGAGCGCTTGGCGTATACGCTTCGTTGGAGACACTGGGTCGATCTTACGGTTCCGAAAGTTGGTTTGATTGCAGGCGATAAGTTGCATGCTATGGTCAAGTTGTTGACCCGAAGCCTAACCATTGAAGAATCTCCGATGCCTTATGCAGCCGTAGCTACAGAATTGGTTGGAAAACAGCTAACGGTGTTTCGCACAGGTTTGATGGCAGATGCTGTGCGGGCCAGTACGGCAATTCCTGGAGTCTTTGTTCCTTTTGCCAAGGGTGACAACATCTATGTCGATGGCGGAGTGATGGAACCAGTCCCTGTGCAGGCAGCGAGGGACCTCGGGGCTGAGGTGGTAATTGGTGTGGATGTTTCAGCACCGGCCCGCGGCATCCCTCCATCAAATATGATGGAGGTTATTCTTCACTCTTTGGAAATCATGCAGGAGCAAGTCCGCGTCAGTGATGAAGCGACGGTCATGATTGTCCCGGACTTGCAAAACGTGGGCTCGTCTCAGTTCCACCGTGCGAAGGAGGCAGTTGCTGCCGGTTATACGGCTGCTGTCAACGCAATGGATGATATCTTGGCCGCAGTGTCTGAGCACCAGTCGTCCGATGCTGCTGGAGTATAGAAGGGGTGTTCTATGTGTTGTTCGATATTGATGAAGTGTTAAGGACAGGGGCTGTGGAGAAAACAGCACAATTGGACTGTGATTCCATTGCAAGCGAAAATGTTCAGGTAAAGGATATCGATAAAGTGGAGGTACAGCTTCGAGCCTTTGCAGATGGAGACGTGTGTATCACCAACAGTCATGTACAGACAACAGTCCGTTATATCTGTTCTCGGTGTCTCTCTCAGTTTAAAGAGCCTTTGGCCACAGATTTTCAGGAGCTGTTCACGCGAACTCAGGCCGCAGCGGATGAAGCAGAGGAGATCCACTTTGTCAAACAGGGCGAGGTTTTATTAGACCCATATGTGGAGCAAGCGATTAATCTTGTATTAAAGCTAAAGCCATTGTGTACAAGCGACTGTAAAGGTCTCTGCCCGGAATGCGGCACAAACCTCAATGAACACACCTGCAATTGTACGGTAGAAACCATTGATCCGCGTTTGGAAGTGCTAAAGGGGTTGCTTTCTGGGGACGAATCGGAGTAAGATGTTGAACGGTAGTGTATTAGGGAGGTGTTCGTAATGGCTGTACAACAACATCGCGCCTCTAAGACTCGCAAAAGGCTGCGCCGTACGCATTTTAAGCTTGAAATGCCGGGAATGGTACGTTGCTCTGAATGTGGAGAATATAAGCTTTCTCATCGCGTTTGCCCAAGTTGCGGGACTTATAAAGGACGAACTGTCGTTTCAAAGTGATGTATGAGTGAAGAGCAAGGGGGTCGGCACAGGTCGGCTCCCTTGTGTTTTTATTTCTGTGCGCGACCTTGTGAATTTTCACTCAACAACGCCAGACAGTGCCTTGAAGCAATGAGTTTTACTGGTTGACCGTATTTGTGTTCGGTGCACGATGGTGCAGAGTGTTGAGTTTGAACATATTTTACAGTAAACTTATGACCAGGTCTTAAGACTTGGTGCTAAGACTTGGTCATAAGTCTACTGGGACCTTTGTTTGGGCCTTGGCACACCAAGGGACGCTATTGGGATGTTGAAGAGCAACAAGGAGGCGACCATTCCTGAAAAAATCAGAGCGCAGAGTAGCCTTGGTTCGCACGGTAGCGGAGGTTCCTTTTGCTACTGATGAACAGTTAGCTGAGCGCTTCGGGGTGAGTGTTGCGACGATTCGGTTAGACAGGCAAGCATTGAACATTCCAGAAGTCAGAGAGCGTATTCGCCAGGTAGCCACGACACGCCGGGACGAAGTTCGCGCGTTGGAGCAACAGGATGTAATTGGGGATATCGTCGAACTGCATCTGAACCGCTATGCTGTTTCTGTACTCTCGGTTCAGTCGGGTCACGTCTTTTCTCGAAACGAAATACTCCGTGGTCATTTCCTGTTTGCCCAGGTGAATTCTCTTGCGATAGCACTTATGGACGCAAATATTGCCGTCACGGCACGGACTGATTTGAAGTTCCATAGACCCGTATATCTTGGCGAGCAATTGCGCGCGCGCGTAGATGTGATTGCCGAGCATTATGGCGTCGTGAAGTGTCATGCGGCGACCGAGTCTAATCATGACACCGTATTAGAAGGTACAATTTTTGTTGCAGTGGAACCGAGGGGACTCGTTCTCCCGAATTCTGAGAGGAGAGATGGCATTGAAGCTGGCGATTGATGTAATGGGGGGCGATTACTCACCTCAAGTGCCAGTAGAATCCGCTCTGGCTTTAGCGGGAGCACGACAAGATGTGGATTGGATATTGTTTGGTAATGAAGCACAAATTAGGGAATATACCGCAAACCGACCGCTTAGTAATGTGGAAATTGTCCATTCCTCAGAGGAAATTGAAGCTGGGGAAGAACCTGTGCGAGCGGTCCGGAAAAAACGGTTATCCTCACTCGTGTTGGCAGCCACAGCTGTTCGTGACGGTCGTGCCGATGCCATGGTTTCAGCAGGTAATACAGGGGCGCTGGTAGCCGCAGGTCTGCTGGTTCTAGGCAGACTGACAGGTATTGAAAGACCCGCCTTGGCTCCGGTGTTACCTACCTTCGCCGGAACGGGAGTACTGCTTCTTGATGCTGGCGCTACAATGGACGCTTCCGTTAAAAATCTGATTCAATATGCTCACATGGGGACGACCTATTCCCGGTACGTGCTCGGTGTCAAGGAACCGCGGGTGGGACTCCTTAACGTCGGGACAGAACCTGGAAAAGGCAATCAGCTGACAAAGGAGACATTTTCTTTGTTGCAGGCAGAAACATCAAACTTTGTGGGAAACATTGAAGCGAGAGACCTTTTGAACGGTGAATGCGATGTGGTTGTCTGCGATGGATTTGTGGGGAATGTCGTGCTGAAACTCGTTGAGGGCGTTGGTTTGGGTATGTTTTCGACGCTAAAAGAATCGCTGTCTGAGGCTAGTTTTGTCAGTAAAATCGGCGGTGCATTGCTCAAACCCGAGCTTCGTCGATTCAGAGACAGATTTGACTATGCAGAGTATGGAGGTGCACCTTTCCTTGGTGTTGGCGGCGGTTGCATCAAAGCTCATGGAAGCAGCAATCACAGGGCCTGGCAAACTGCTTTGAAACAGGCAATTCAGTTCTGTGAGCAGGACCTATTGGCAAAAATGAAGCAGGAAATATCTGTTTCTGCCCCGTCTCAATCAAACAACAATGAAGGCTAGAGATAACCAAGGTGGTTTGCATCTGAAGCTTAGACCGGTGGAGTTCTGAATTTTAGTCAAAAAACGAGTAGCGGGAGGAAGACTGATGAGTTATCATGCAGGCATTGTAGGAACGGGATCGGCATTGCCGACGCGCATTTTAACAAATGCTGATTTTGAAAAGATGGTAGATACCAATGACGAGTGGATTGTTTCCAGAACAGGAATACGAGAACGAAGGATTGCAGAAGAGGGGGAGGCTACTTCAGACTATGCGACTGCGGCCTGCCAAAATGCTTTGGATGCCGCTGGAGTGGCAGCCGAGGATGTGGATTTGGTGATTTGCGCAACGGTCACGCCTGACATGATGTTTCCGGCTACGGCATGTTTGATTCAGGACCGTCTCGGCGCGACACATGCTGCAGCGTTTGACTTGTCAGCAGCGTGCAGCGGCTTCATGTATGGCGTAACTGTTGGCTCTGGATTGATTGAAAGCGGCGTGTACAAGAACGTGTTGGTTGTTGCTGGGGACCTTCTGTCGAGGATCACGGACTATGAAGACCGGTCAACGTGTGTTCTCTTCGGAGATGGTGCAGGAGCTGTCTTGTTGTCGCGGGTTGAGGAAGGTAGAGGTGTTTTGGCAAGTGACTTGGGCTCAGACGGGAGCGGAGCAAAATACCTGTTGCAACCCGCAGGCGGCTCGCGAATGCCGGCGTCGGTTGAATCCGTAGAACAGCGACAACACTATTTGAAAATGGAGGGCCGCGAAACCTTTAAATTCGCTGTCAAAGCCATGGCTTCATCCACAGAGCGCGTGCTTGAGCAAGCGGGTCTCACGAAGCAAGATATCGATGTGCTGGTACCTCATCAAGCTAATATCCGAATTATCGAAGCTGCGAGAACAAGGTTTGGGCTCGATGAAGACAAAGTGGTTGTCACGATTCACAAGTACGGAAACACTTCAGCGTCTTCGATTCCCATCGCACTTGACGAAGCAGTTCGTTCCGGGCGAGCAAAGCCTGGAGATGTTATAGTGATGGTAGGCTTTGGTGGAGGGCTTACTTGGGGTGCCCTGGCAGTCCGTTTGTGAGTATGTACTTGGGGAGTGCGGGGCCGAAAGTCGGAGGTCCCTGTTCCGCCTTGGCTAGTGCTAACGATTCGTAGGAGGGATTTGATGAGGTTAGGCTACTTGTTCCCTGGACAAGGGGCTCAATACATAGGTATGGGAAAAGAGTTAATAGAGACTTACAAAGAGGCAAAGCAACTGTTTGCACAAGCAGATGACGCTTTGGGGTTCTCTTTGTCACGGATTATATTGGAAGGCCCGGAAGAACAGTTACGCTTGACATACCACACGCAGCCGGCACTGTTAACGGTTAGTGTGGCTGCTTACAGAGTGTTTTCCTCTGAATGTGGTGATGTCGTTCCGGTGGTATGCGCCGGTCACAGTCTTGGTGAGTATTCCGCATTGGTGGCCGCCGGTGCAATAGATTTTACGGATGCTGTTCGGTTGGTGCATCATCGGGGGAAATGGATGGACGAAGCCGTCCCTGCCGGACAAGGAGCTATGACGGCTGTGATGGGAATGGAACGGGACAAGTTGGAGGAAGTCTGTCGCCAAGCTGCGGAAGAAGCTGGAGTAGTGGAACTTGCCAACATTAACTCGCCAGGTCAAATTGTCATCTCGGGAACTGCCGAAGGTGTGGAAAGAGCTGCTGCTCTGGCCAAAGAACAAGGGGCTAGGCGCACCATCCCCTTGGTCGTGAGCGGACCGTTCCACTGTAGTCTGATGAAACCTGCAGCGTCTAAGCTGAAAGAAATGTTGCTTGAGACCGACCTCAAAGACACCTCTGTACCTGTGGTTGCCAATGTGGATGCACAACCCAAAACACATGCACAGGATATTCGCACTGCTTTGGAACGTCAGCTGTATTCGCCTGTTCTTTGGGAAGAAGATGTGCGGGCTATGATGCAACTCGGTGCAGAGGGTTTTATCGAATTTGGACCGGGGACAGTCTTGTCTGGTTTAGTCAAAAAAGTGGAACGCAGGATTCCGACATTTCATGTAGAAAATGAAGAATCACTGCAGCAAACCATGGCAGCAATCAAGGGTTAAGGAGGGGGAATTGGTGAAGGAGAAAGTATCTGTAGTCACCGGGGCTTCCCGCGGCATAGGACG
Proteins encoded in this window:
- a CDS encoding beta-ketoacyl-ACP synthase III, with the translated sequence MSYHAGIVGTGSALPTRILTNADFEKMVDTNDEWIVSRTGIRERRIAEEGEATSDYATAACQNALDAAGVAAEDVDLVICATVTPDMMFPATACLIQDRLGATHAAAFDLSAACSGFMYGVTVGSGLIESGVYKNVLVVAGDLLSRITDYEDRSTCVLFGDGAGAVLLSRVEEGRGVLASDLGSDGSGAKYLLQPAGGSRMPASVESVEQRQHYLKMEGRETFKFAVKAMASSTERVLEQAGLTKQDIDVLVPHQANIRIIEAARTRFGLDEDKVVVTIHKYGNTSASSIPIALDEAVRSGRAKPGDVIVMVGFGGGLTWGALAVRL
- the fabD gene encoding ACP S-malonyltransferase — translated: MRLGYLFPGQGAQYIGMGKELIETYKEAKQLFAQADDALGFSLSRIILEGPEEQLRLTYHTQPALLTVSVAAYRVFSSECGDVVPVVCAGHSLGEYSALVAAGAIDFTDAVRLVHHRGKWMDEAVPAGQGAMTAVMGMERDKLEEVCRQAAEEAGVVELANINSPGQIVISGTAEGVERAAALAKEQGARRTIPLVVSGPFHCSLMKPAASKLKEMLLETDLKDTSVPVVANVDAQPKTHAQDIRTALERQLYSPVLWEEDVRAMMQLGAEGFIEFGPGTVLSGLVKKVERRIPTFHVENEESLQQTMAAIKG
- the plsX gene encoding phosphate acyltransferase PlsX, whose amino-acid sequence is MKLAIDVMGGDYSPQVPVESALALAGARQDVDWILFGNEAQIREYTANRPLSNVEIVHSSEEIEAGEEPVRAVRKKRLSSLVLAATAVRDGRADAMVSAGNTGALVAAGLLVLGRLTGIERPALAPVLPTFAGTGVLLLDAGATMDASVKNLIQYAHMGTTYSRYVLGVKEPRVGLLNVGTEPGKGNQLTKETFSLLQAETSNFVGNIEARDLLNGECDVVVCDGFVGNVVLKLVEGVGLGMFSTLKESLSEASFVSKIGGALLKPELRRFRDRFDYAEYGGAPFLGVGGGCIKAHGSSNHRAWQTALKQAIQFCEQDLLAKMKQEISVSAPSQSNNNEG